A portion of the Candidatus Ruthia endofausta genome contains these proteins:
- the bioB gene encoding biotin synthase BioB, whose translation MAKLRNDWTLKEVEALFALPFNDLLFKAHSIHRQNFDPNQVQVSSLLNIKTGACPEDCSYCSQSSKYDTALEREKLMEVDLVFQQAKEAQDKGATRFCMGAAWRNPTDKSLDKVIPMIQGVKAMGMETCVTLGMLTQEQAFTLKEAGLDYYNHNIDTSKEHYSNVVTTRNFQDRLNTLESVQNADIHVCSGGILGLGENQIDRASMLRSLSNLKTHPDSVPLNLLVPILGTPFENIKPPTESKFIRTIAVARIMMPKSVVRLSAGRTEMSEAMQALCFFAGANSIFYGERLLTTDNPNTNSDQDLFAKLGINQKQVDNLQSV comes from the coding sequence ATGGCAAAATTAAGAAACGATTGGACTCTAAAAGAAGTTGAGGCATTATTTGCATTGCCTTTTAATGATTTGCTATTCAAAGCACACAGCATTCACAGGCAAAATTTTGACCCCAATCAGGTTCAGGTTAGCTCATTATTAAATATCAAAACTGGCGCTTGTCCTGAAGATTGTTCATATTGCTCACAAAGCTCTAAATACGACACAGCTCTTGAACGTGAAAAATTAATGGAGGTTGATTTAGTGTTTCAACAAGCTAAAGAAGCACAAGACAAAGGTGCAACGCGGTTTTGTATGGGCGCTGCATGGCGAAATCCCACTGATAAGAGTTTAGACAAGGTCATTCCAATGATTCAAGGTGTGAAAGCCATGGGCATGGAAACGTGCGTAACTTTAGGTATGTTGACTCAAGAACAAGCATTTACCTTAAAAGAAGCGGGTCTAGATTATTATAATCATAACATTGACACCTCAAAAGAGCACTACTCAAATGTGGTTACTACACGTAATTTTCAAGATCGCTTGAATACTTTAGAGTCAGTACAAAATGCCGATATTCATGTTTGTAGTGGTGGCATTTTAGGTTTGGGCGAAAATCAGATTGATCGCGCCTCTATGCTTAGGTCACTGTCTAATTTAAAAACACATCCAGATAGTGTGCCACTTAACTTATTAGTGCCAATTCTGGGCACGCCATTTGAAAATATTAAGCCACCAACAGAAAGTAAGTTTATACGCACTATTGCAGTAGCACGCATCATGATGCCAAAATCAGTTGTGCGTTTATCAGCAGGGCGTACTGAGATGAGTGAGGCCATGCAAGCGCTTTGTTTTTTTGCAGGGGCTAATTCTATCTTTTATGGCGAGCGATTACTCACCACTGACAATCCAAACACAAACAGCGATCAAGATTTGTTTGCAAAGTTGGGGATTAATCAAAAGCAAGTAGATAATCTACAATCTGTTTAG
- the murG gene encoding undecaprenyldiphospho-muramoylpentapeptide beta-N-acetylglucosaminyltransferase, which yields MSKKILIMAGGTGGHIFPALAIANELKNHSTHIQWLGSNTGMENEIVPKHNIKLHTVSSVGLRGKSIVSLIKAPFLLSYATLQVMGILLKFKPDIVLGMGGFASGVGGLVAWIFRVPLVIHEQNSIPGTTNKILNKIATKTFQAFNDAFIKNATTSGNPVAFNPVKKQNNNNKLNLLIIGGSLGSKPINDIVTQLNIDINIWHQTGRSHFDTVKVQYKNNTTKVTAFIKDMANAYAWADVVLCRAGAMTVSELMLSAMPSILIPLPHAIDNHQFYNAKILANNNAGILIEQKDLTIELLEKTLLNINKNQIKQMSTNAFKLAKPNAAKQIVDYLLAFD from the coding sequence ATGTCTAAAAAAATTCTCATTATGGCTGGTGGCACTGGCGGGCATATATTTCCTGCACTTGCTATTGCTAATGAACTTAAAAATCATTCAACTCATATTCAATGGTTGGGCTCAAATACTGGCATGGAAAATGAAATTGTGCCTAAACACAACATCAAATTACACACAGTGAGTAGTGTTGGCTTGCGTGGTAAAAGTATTGTTAGCCTGATAAAAGCGCCTTTTTTGCTTAGTTATGCAACGTTGCAAGTGATGGGTATTCTTCTAAAGTTTAAACCCGATATTGTACTCGGCATGGGTGGCTTTGCCTCTGGCGTTGGCGGTTTAGTGGCTTGGATTTTTAGAGTACCACTGGTGATTCATGAACAGAACTCTATACCAGGTACAACCAATAAAATACTCAATAAAATAGCCACCAAAACCTTTCAAGCATTTAATGATGCTTTTATTAAAAATGCCACTACTTCTGGCAATCCTGTCGCGTTCAATCCTGTTAAAAAACAAAATAATAACAATAAATTAAACTTATTAATCATCGGTGGCTCTTTAGGCTCAAAGCCTATTAATGATATCGTCACACAACTCAATATTGACATTAATATTTGGCATCAAACAGGGAGGTCACATTTTGATACAGTTAAAGTCCAATACAAAAACAACACTACGAAAGTGACTGCATTTATTAAAGATATGGCAAACGCTTATGCTTGGGCAGATGTTGTGCTTTGTAGAGCGGGCGCAATGACAGTTTCAGAATTGATGCTATCAGCCATGCCTAGTATTTTAATCCCACTGCCTCATGCTATTGACAATCATCAATTTTATAATGCCAAGATTTTGGCAAATAATAACGCTGGCATATTGATTGAACAAAAAGATTTAACGATTGAACTGTTAGAAAAAACTTTACTCAATATTAACAAAAATCAAATTAAACAAATGTCTACTAATGCATTCAAACTTGCCAAACCCAATGCAGCTAAACAGATTGTAGATTATCTACTTGCTTTTGATTAA
- the ftsW gene encoding putative lipid II flippase FtsW codes for MFEKTGQLPDKNLLFSILTLLTFGWILSFSASLGHFSSYGYFMKQTVFIILGLSLGYTVLKVPLYFYKNHSKLFFIITLICLALVFLPEPIGKTVKGSTRWINFVLFKFQPSEMMKLVMILFMGGFLVRQEKDLRKPYMGFIKTLIIIGASSFLLLLEPDIGATFIISATAFAMLLTAGVYLKQLFIVGASVVAVFIVILFQIPNRVERLTSFWREDLWLNESEKVWQTKQALIGIARGDWTGVGLGNGIQKYTKLPEPHTDMIFAIIGEETGIVGMLFVLFTFAYIVLKGFKIAKDALKSNRKYSSYVAFGICTWLSMQFSVNIAMNLGLIPPKGFTLPLISYGGSSMIFALISLAILLRIDMESRCEYSKQKHYV; via the coding sequence ATGTTTGAAAAAACTGGCCAACTGCCTGATAAAAATCTACTTTTTTCGATTTTGACACTGCTAACTTTTGGCTGGATATTGTCTTTTTCTGCTTCGCTTGGACATTTTAGTAGTTATGGTTACTTTATGAAGCAAACTGTTTTTATTATTTTAGGCTTGAGCCTTGGTTACACTGTGCTTAAAGTCCCCTTATATTTTTACAAAAATCATTCTAAATTATTTTTTATTATTACTTTGATATGCTTAGCACTGGTGTTTTTACCAGAGCCTATTGGCAAAACCGTTAAAGGCTCAACACGTTGGATTAACTTTGTGTTGTTTAAATTTCAGCCTTCTGAAATGATGAAATTGGTGATGATTCTATTCATGGGGGGCTTTTTGGTTAGGCAGGAAAAGGATTTAAGAAAGCCTTATATGGGCTTTATTAAAACGCTTATTATCATTGGTGCATCAAGTTTTTTGTTATTACTAGAGCCAGATATTGGCGCGACCTTTATTATTTCCGCAACTGCTTTTGCTATGCTGCTAACTGCTGGTGTTTACTTAAAGCAATTGTTCATAGTTGGTGCAAGCGTTGTTGCTGTTTTTATTGTCATTCTTTTCCAAATTCCCAATCGAGTTGAAAGGCTAACTTCCTTTTGGCGAGAAGATTTATGGCTTAACGAATCTGAAAAAGTATGGCAAACCAAACAAGCATTAATCGGCATCGCTAGGGGTGATTGGACTGGCGTTGGACTGGGCAATGGCATTCAAAAATACACCAAACTACCCGAGCCACATACCGATATGATTTTTGCTATTATTGGCGAAGAAACAGGCATTGTTGGTATGTTGTTTGTATTGTTTACCTTTGCTTATATTGTGCTTAAAGGTTTTAAAATTGCCAAAGACGCCCTTAAAAGTAATCGAAAATACAGCTCCTATGTTGCTTTTGGTATTTGTACTTGGCTGAGCATGCAATTTAGCGTTAATATTGCCATGAATCTTGGTTTAATTCCACCCAAAGGCTTTACCTTACCACTGATTAGTTATGGCGGGTCAAGTATGATATTTGCACTGATATCACTGGCTATATTACTCAGAATTGATATGGAAAGTCGTTGTGAATATTCTAAACAAAAACATTATGTCTAA